ctttaattaaattaaacattatGCTTGCCATCACTGACGCCTATTTAGGTGACGGTGCCATAATAATAGTCTCTCCCGGTGCTATATGTATGCCTATAGTTATCTATTTGTCAAGGCTAGTCTGAGTGGCCATAATATTCAGGGGTGGAAAAGCAATGCGCTGAAGTAGCACCTAGAGTTCAAAATATTGCCataataaataagcaaataaaagAGAAATTCCAcagataaaaatatataaaattatgttAAAGAAGGACACGTAAACGCATGCATGGCATATTATTCCTAAAATAAGCAACGATAGTGATATAAAGCATAAACAATGGATACGCTGCAACTACATCTCTTGGTTGGTAGGTTTTGTAAAAGCACGCATACTTAGAAAAAATACGAAATATGTAAAGATGCGTATTCTAAAGAACTAATTAGCCTCTAAATGGGAAGTAAGTGTCTACAAAGCATATACGACGGgctaaaatattttaatattgcaGTCAGTGAATTTGTGTTGGCGCATATTTTAACATCTATCGTTCTCCAATTATCTGTGCATGCTTGTCAATCAGTACACCTgcaaaaatacagtaaataaatTGCGATGTTGGAAACGCAGACACACCTGTCAATGCATGAAGTGTCTCGACATTCCGAGCGTAGCATCGTTTATTCTCTGGTTCtttgcctccctccctcccttctgCTTTCCCCTCCCTTCACCGCAATACAATCGAATGCACATACAGAGGTATTATACACGCACGCATTCACACcgttacaaaaaaacaaatacttCGCATTCATGCAACACGGCAGTCTGAAGTAACATTTTTTCTTACCGTAGTCATCGCGGAGGAAAGACGAAGGCTTTATATTCCCTCCGGCTTCATCACAGCAGCTCTCGCTCTTTCGGTGCCTATACCCCCCCCTTAAAAACCCGGatatctctcccccccccccttcctactTCCACATGTAAACGGCACAAAGCTACTGAAAGAGACGCTACACCAGCACACCACACACCCCTCCTCcgtttctctctttctcttctcCCTCTCTTTTGGATGAAGGCAATAGGTCTTAAAGACACATTCTTTGCATCATTCTGCataattaaatatgtataataataataaatatatacatagaaTACGCGTATATTTGTACATGTAAGATTATAGCATTGTATAATGAATGTACAACATATATACAACACTGTGCAATTAAAGCGAAGCAATTATAAGGTGCGGAATATTAGgcctatttaaaaatgaaaattgtcAGCTCTATATATTTGATATCTATgacttaaaataataaaataaaataaagtattAGTTTGTATAATGGATTTTCAGCCACAGCTCAACCCTGGCCTACGTACAACCTTCGATTTGAACTTTTGGAAATCAGCGGTGTTCTCGAGTCTTTCCGAATTTAATTTAGAGGTACAGTATAGCCTAATAATGCCAAAGTATTGAAGGCCCTGATAATCACTGGTGACTATAGCTCACTGGTCACTACCGCAAAGTATAACCGAAAAAGTGAATGAACATCGGTTAGCTTTTGAAGTGCTAAAAgaaatttcagtttcaagaaagctTTAAAGAAAATGTGTGATTGAAATCGCTTAATTAATTGAAACCTTTATTCTTCAAGTTTCTGAAATTAGACAAATTAGtacaaacattttctttttttaaatagagttgcatttctttaaaaataacCGAAGCAACGAGCTGAATATAGCAATGTACAATTACTGATGGGAAATCCCTAGAGAATTATATTAATTCTTCAACTCAAACTTACgtataatgtaataattttatttaatgctgTTTGAATGTGTTGTTAAttaatattacaaaatgcaagGAGACATTAAGTTTAAGTGTGGAAAACGTTAATGACAAATGTAAGCGAAAAGTGTAAACGAAACGTATCTTTTACATTTAACCCAGCTAATCAGAAATATACCTAAAATATACTGAACTCTAATAGGAACTAAATGATATCATTAGACAATCAtcatacaaaaaaaactaagttaaaaataaattcagTCTTATTTCAGTAGTTTGTTCCCATGTTCCTTAGTCTCAAACTAAAAGCTACAAATGATTATGATTAACAACATCAATTCAACAGAGAGCGTCTCAATTTACTATATTCAGTAACACCGTGAAAACAATAACAGCAGCAGCGAAATTGAACAacaatatttttaatacaacaatattaattattattgttactgTTGCTGTTCTTGATTTAATAGTAATTTAGTCTGGTTGATGTATAAATTGATATAAAATTTGTCCGATTACTTCTGCCGCGTTTTGCATTTCTGGTTTATAATGCAAATCTAACAACCCGCACGCCTCGAAATCGAATGACCCGCTCGCTTCTTGCCTCTTTTCCGTGGTCGGCAGAAAAATACTTCTTTGACAGACAACGAGCTCAACCAATCAAATTCATAGGTATTACCAATGGTAAGAAAGGTAGGTTTTTCTACGGTGGAACAATGTCCAATATAAACTTAACTTAACTGTCAGAAGAGAAATAAGGCGGGGCTATTGTTAAATGGTCGGATTCCCTAAAGAATGATGTAATGTGGTTTTATACAATGACGTAATCGTTGAGGGCTCGGCAAATAAAAGAGAGAATGACGCTTTTAAGCAAGGTATCGCATTGGTCTAAACGGTAAAACCGATCGAGAGAATACAGAGAAATCATCCATGCCCGCTGTCTAAAGAAAGCATCACGGATACGATACTGTTCTGTTTGAGAGTTTGACAGGAAAAAAAGAGAGCTGAGTCTGAGCTGAAAACAGACCAACGGAGTACtcgttaaaattaaaatttatgtAGAACATAAATATAAGAAGTACTAATAATGCAGAATACAACTTAGAATAAATAATTATTCACTCATTGTTTTCAGATacgttttattcatttaataagCATACCCGTAAAGGGACTGAATGTTAAAAACTTTCAGTAAAAACAATAATTACATCGATAGAGGGATTGTTTACAAAAGCATAAATTAAACAGGCAAATGTAATATATAGACTATTGACAAATGTAATGTGCATTGTACTGACAACTGTAACATGCTTGATATGAATAATTATGAGAATTGGAATAGATTATGTCTTACAATATGTTTTTAGTAAGTTAGTTTTTTGCTATTCATCAGTTCATTGCTGCTACCGCATGCTTGATACACTCCCATTGCTGGCTCCTTTACACTCTCCTCCAAGTCTCATGGACATTTCCTCTCCCAACTTACTCAAACCTTCCACTGAACGTGTCGTTTCCACTCAGACTGGTTTACAAACTGGTTCTCACAACAGTCACTCTTGCCCTTATAAATTCAGAGCCCTGGTCGTCCTTCTTGTCATTAACTTCAGAGCTATAACTAATCATATCTTTTCCAAGTGGAGATTCTCTGCTCACCTCTGAATTGCTACTTTTGGTTGCCTCCAAATTTGTCTGTCCCTCAGTAGGTGATGTATTTTCATCAGGCCAATCACAATCGGTGTTTTCTTTTTCTATTTCCTTCTCATCTCTTTGATTGGTCGAATATGCAGACAAATTATTGGGCAGGATTTCTGAGCAACTGGACTGTAGGTAGCTGGATGATGTGAATTCATTATCTGTTAGTATGGTATTATGGCTATGATTAGGCTGTGATTCTGAGGGAGTAGAATTGAAGGATATTTCCTCATAAATGTGCAAATCTTTAATTGATTTGGTCAAAGAAGAGGTCATTTGATCGACAGAGGTATTTTGAGGGTCAGAGTGTGAGTCTCTAGAttcactgtgtaaagttaaaaaagtGTGGTTTTCTTTGTCCTGATTTGTATCCAAAAGAGGAGCTGGTATGAAGTGGATTGTAGCATAAGTAGGAATTGTTTGGTTGGCCAATAATTTGTTGCAGTTCCCTTCATTTGTAAAGCTGTAACCTTGTTTTTCATTGCTTTGGATGTCTTGCTTTTCCCCATTGGCCAGGCTCTGTGATAgtacaggttttttatttgattgcTCAAAAACGtcattctttttcttttctgatGTTGTTCCTTCCAGGATCATTGCAGCACTCTCATCAGAATTTTTAATTTCATATATTAAATTGTCCGCTGTTGAACTTTGGGCATGATGTACTAAGCTTTGGTGAGGTGGCACATGATGGGTGGCTGGATCTATTGATCGCTGTTCCATTTTCCCAGTAGAATAAGGGGATACAACAGATATATCAGCTTCTGAGACCTTCTGTTTGGATGAAAACTGCAGAGATTTTTTATTGTTGCTTGTTATCATCGCTGGCTGCCACCTTAAGTGAGAGTATGTGTTGCCTTGATCTGTGCTGTTGTCACCTGAATTAGGTTCTTTAAATTGATTCACTAAAGGTATATATTCTACATTGTGATTGTCTGAAAGAAACCATTCTGTCCTCCTGCTGTTGAACTGACGTTTCCGACTGACAGAGTTGCCTGCTTCCTCGTTagtctcattttcattattatgggATGGATATAAATTGCCTTCCTTTTGGACTGACTGCTGATCCCTATTTCTTGGACACACTAGGAGTGCGGTGATATTATTGGTTGTATTTAATTGATTCGGAGAGACGTTTCTGGCATGACATGTGACATCCAAACTTTTGCTGTGATCATTGTTGGGTGTCTTCCTTAAGGTGTTCGCAGCATCCTTCAAACTTCCTGTTCCTTTCAAACTATATCTTCCTTTATTAGCAGTAATTGATGGGATTCTGCTAGGTTTGGGCTTAGTTGTACCTCTAAGGCGAAGTTCAGGATTCCTATCACTATAGCAACCACCACCACAGTCCAGGTCTTCAGTAACCAGGCATTCATCAGAAACTTCAGAGCAAGCTGATAATTAAAAGCAGAATGAGCAAGGTTAATTGAAGCCACAGTTACACCAGTGATCAGGTAACCCATCACAAACAATTACATACTACTAATatgtataattttattataaGCATTATAATTATAATCCTATTTTAGTCTAAATGGTTTTCTTGAATCGGATGATTTTGGATGTTGGCACTATATCAAGTTGAAGTCACTGCATGAAAATTATTTGCCACTGTATTAAAGTCTCACCTGccattcctttgctcttttttGAAGCCTTATTTGCCAGCTTGAGAGACAAGTTGACAATATGTTCTCTGTTGCCCCCTAGCGGTGGAGAGAGGGGGTGCATAATGCTCTCTCTGGCTGcactgagtgagagagagacagagagagagagagagagagagagagagagagagagagagagagaaggaggttggACATAGAGATAGCAAGACTGGTTGGTTAACAGGCAGATGAATACTTGAAACTAAATGCTGAATGCTAAGACCTAATTCTCAGCTCCTATGACAAATATACAGCATAATATAGTACATTACAGTATACGATATACAGTGCAGTATACTGCCCTAATCTGGAAAAACTATGCTGACACTGAGAATAAGAAAAAAAGCTTTGAAATTTTTGGAATGTGTATGGCACTGCCCCTAAAATTGAGCTTAGctgaacaaataaataaataaaaacagaatctaAGAGACCAATTTCAGTCATAAATCACTTTTCATAAAATATTCAGTGTTTTGCCTTTGTATGGCAGTGTAATATAGCgtagtacagtacagtatagtacattatgttttgctTAACATCCTTCTACACAATGTCCGTCCACACAGAGTTGTAAAATCCTGATCAGCTGTCGTGACACAGCAGATATAGGCAGTCATAGTGCCCCATGTGTGTCTGAGCAAAACGATCGTACTGCCACCTATACAATGGTACACTACATAGATCTATCTAACTTACAGCATTATACATCCATAATAGTTGAAAGCGAAAATAAATGTTTATCTTTACTGTactttttaatcattattttgACGTGTACTGCCCCCCTTACTTTGTGGTGCTAACGCAATGTACATGTATTACTTATCAGTTTTATTACACTACAGTACTATAATAGTTAGTATCTTGGTTATTTGGGCAGCACAGGTACAGTATAGGGCCAGTATACGATATACAATTATGTGCAGTATATATGATATTTCCGTAGCATTCACATGGCCTAACCCAAACGTTTATCGACACATACCTATATTAGTAGAGTGAGCATACTATATTAGCATAGTTAGTCTATAGACAGTATATTAGTATAGTTAGTCTATAGACAGTATAATAGTATAGTTAGCCTATAGACAGTATATTAGTATAGTCTGTCTAAAATGCTTAGCGGACCCATATTTCCAGTGATGTGTCCACATGAAAAGACGTCTGATTAAAAACAGATATGGATGCATGGGGAAACGCACATGCACCTTTTTATTACTCGCTCCCTGATCCTCTCCACACGTTTAAGTTTTGCTTCTCTCTGCTCTGGAGTCAGACGGAGGTCGAGTCCCGGATCAGCAGCTAGCAGGCATGCTCGAATTCCGGGCTTCGGTCAAAGGACGAAGAGAGAGAATTTACTTTGTAGCTTTAAGTTGAGCTACATCACTGTGCTGACTTGcatatgacaaataaaactgaaaatggGTACAGGTTGGAAGACTTTTTTTGCGCAGTCTTTAGGCATTCTGATCTTTTCTGCACTGTTTATTGGTTAAAAGCACTCATTTGCTTATTAATGACAGCTGCTGCTAATTGAGGAGTAACTGACCATTTATAATGATGAAATCCCAGTCAAATCACTCGGCAGACATTGTGGCACAGTTACGCAGCAGCATGTCTCACTCTGCAATTTGAATCCATGGATCTCTATACCTTTTCTCTTCTTCCATTTCCCAGCATCACTCCTGCTAAGCCAGGGTCCCCATCTTCTGGTTTAGCTCCACCATCAGAAGGCGAGATTCCATGTTCTGATGCCGTACAGTCATTTGTCTGGGACCAGAGCACATTTTCAGCTTCTAATTTAGCCACATCTTTTAAATATTCCTCAGCTGCTTCTGTGCTTTGGGTGGATGGGATAGTGCTGTGGTTATGGCTCTGTAATTGTGAGTCCTCTTCTTTTGTAAGCTTCTGCATCTTTTGTGTTGACAGTCCTTTGGCTGTGTGGGACGTATCTGGTCTATCCTGAAAAATTTCTGATGATAAATCAGATGGCAATCTTTCATCAGACTGATCGTCTGCTCTGCCTGGTTTTAGCCGTGGGGAATTTCGGTTCGATGTCTCCTGGAAGAGTGACTTTTGGTTTTGGTCAAGCTCTGAAAAAGGTGTTCCAGCGGCGATTTGCTGTGGGAAAGGATTGACCAACTCAGAAGGAGGGTCTTCAACTGACACACGTCGAGCTATCAGTGCAGATGGCAAGACGGCAGTATAGACTCGTGTCACTCTGATGGGAAGGAGGGGCTAAAGTACCACAGAGAGGTAAATAAACAAGAAGAAAGTTACCTACACAGTAAACCAGTCTATCTAGGTACACTAGTACACCACATAATACCTGCAATAGGAGAATATTCACCTTCTATGTCCGAAACCCACTAGGTTTACATACAGGAGTTTGAGGGCTGACATAAAAGTAtatatacacaaaaaaaaaaattgtaacaaTTCAAACTCTGCATGTGCATTACACTAAAGCCACTTCACCATACCTATAAAACTAAATGATATCACTGTATTGGTAAAAATAGCTCTACATTAGCAATATACACAATATGGTTATAAAGTATTCACCATACTTGATTGTGCGCATATCTTTCATTGTAGCAGAACGTACTGACAAATTTACTGTCCCTCCTTGACACTGGCACAGCCTGAAACCACTTCTGTTTGAGTTAAGTCATGACATAGGGATGCAAATCAAGCTTCATTTTGGCTGGACAGGGTTACTAATACTGTCGAAATACATTTTTGTGGTAAGTCATTCATTTCATCATGAACACTTTACCTTGCAAACAACAAAGTATATTAAGAGAGTAAGATATTGATTTGGTTGTGTTTCTATTAAACTGTGGACTGTTGTGTGTTCCTGCTATTCAAGTATCTCAGTTCGCTTAAATACAGTTACCTCTTCCCTGGGTGGAGATGACCTTTGATACTGGATGTGGTTAATGCCTGTTGGCAAACCTCCTTTCTTCTGATTTGATAGCCGTTCTTGGTTTCTCCTTATTCTTTCTCtctgctcctcctcactcatccTTGCTCGCTAAATTAATAAACCAGTTAACTCTTATCAGTTACACATTAACATGAGAGTTAAAGGAGTTCTTATTAGCAGCTGTATTAACGCAAAAAGACGCATTAAAGGGCCTCAGCTTAATGGGGTTACTGCCATCTTGTGCTGAATTTGGGTATTGCAGGGAACCTAATTATACAGAGAGCATTGAGTCAATAGAATTCACACTTGCCTGGCACTGTGTAACATACAGATCTTTCAGTCATATTGatatattttatttcagttttgtcCATAGAGGGGAAATGCTTTTTTTATGACAGTAgataaacaatattaaatattttaccATAGTGTTTGGGCATTAAAGGTATAATAAAAAGAAGGCCTGAAATGCCTACTGGATAACAAAGAGCAGATGCAGTCACTAAATACATCATATCATGCTTCAGATGCAAAGCACAGGTCTAAAAGGAGATTAAGTAGCTTATAAATCAGTGTTGCGTAATGCTTTTGTAAAGTTTTTCATACAGTATTTCATTTCATTGCTTCTtggcaaaattttttttttgcaaatgcaGTGATGTCTGCTAAAGGGGAAACAGGACTTTCACCTTAGTTGCTGTGTCGGATGTAACCCAGCTGGAGGCAGTAAAACCAGGCAGGGtagctgagagagagagagagagagaggagagagagagagagagagagagagagagagagagagagagagagagagagagagagagagagagagagagagagagagagcaaagtCAGTgtcacctgtctgcctgtcaTTCAAATGCCACAAGTCTTACATTTGATCTCATCTGGGTAAAGTACTCTGTTATGCATACTGAGTACTCTGTTATGCTTACTGAGATTCACAGTGCCTAACAATTTATGTTACACTGCATCAGAGAAATGCGTGGCAGGAACATGGAAAAAACAGCAAATGTTTGTGATTTCTTCTTTACATTATATGGAAATTTTATCAAACAGATATtgatttctttgtttgacagttACATATAGTGggttagggggtggcatggtgatgcagtggttagcactgttgtctcacacctctgggacccgggttcgaatctccacctgggtcacatgtctgtggaatttgcatgttctccccatgtcgtcgtggggtttcctccaggttctctggaaACCAAtaggacccagtaggataagtggtttggaaaatggatatagTGGTTTAAGGTATATAAGCATTTGaaagtggactgcaaagcattcTTACTTTTTCATAGTTTCATAACAGAATTTAATTGTCAGTCAATATCTTAAAGGAAGAAACAAATACTTAGAGAGGTATTCCGCTGAAACATGAATATGTAGTAGTGCTTCCCTTTTATCACTGTTAGCTGATTTTCTGTGTTCAAGTTGGCCGAAATATATTTATGGACTGTGAGTTTAAAATAAGGCCACACATTCTCAAGTAGACTAAGAGCAGAACTTTAGGCCACTGATGACATTTACCCTGTTATTTCAGATCCATTACAATGCTACTTTTGACCTGGGATTAGGGTGAGTATCCTGCTGTAAATgttacatatacagtacatatacttctttatatttctatatataTGGATGGAAGCATGGCTTCTGTTTTCTTTCTATCTTATCTAGCCACATTTCCACGTGTCTCTCCCACATCTGAACTAGGTCAGTGTCATGCTTTTTGGCTAAATCCATGTGAACTTTATGATGATTATGATTATTTTTGAGTAATGTAACACTTCTTGCCATCCTTCTCTACAGGCCAGTCTTACACAGAGCCAGTCACTGCTCTGTCTTCGGCTTTCTTTCACAGGTCTCCACCTTGGCTACTGAATTTTGAGAAATTGCCTTTTCCAGGGTGTGACTGGGTGGTGTGATATAGTTTCTTTCTGATTATTGATTCAATGGGGCTCTCATGTGTATCACTTTGCCTAACTTACACTGACATACTCTTTAATGATGTTCAATTGTAAGTTAATCTTTGTCGCCATTGGACAGGAACTGAATACCTATGCaatccatgcatccattcattttccaaaccgcttatcctactgggtcgcggggggtccagagcctatcccggaagcaatgggcacgaggcagggaacaacccaggatggggggccagcccatggcagggcacactcacacaccattcactcacacatgcacatctatgggcaatgTTTTAGTCCTATGCAATCCAttaacattattatttgtttgaTTAATAATGGTTCTACCTTTTCAGTTGTTCTTGTTTAGATATGGATGAAGTAAactatatacaaaatattaagtcTTAAAGGAAATGTCATGAATCAAGTCTTAAAGGGGAAAAAACTATGTTCTGGACACTTTGCAAGGAGCTATAAGCTGAATGAGACTGAAAGCGAAGGCAGTGTGAGGTCACCTGGCATCACGTCCGCCTGCTTTTTTTCTCTAGGTAAAACAGTGAGGCTGTTTCCTGTTCGATCTAGCGACCGATGGCAGGAGGACAGATCACTGGAGAACACCTGTGAGAGGCGAAGAGAAAAGAGAACAGGAGGATGAGTGAGCGGCTGCCTAGAACAGTCGGTTTCCCCACCTGGTCCTGGGGGACcgtcaaacagtccacatttttgctccctcccagctccctgccagacagtccacatttttgctccctcccagctccctgccagacagtccacatttttgctccctcccagctccctgccagacagtccacatttttgctccctcccagctccctaccagacagtccacatttttgctccctcccagctccctgccagacagtccacatttttgctccctcccagctccctgccagacagtccatgtttttattaCTGAGAGTTGGGGCAGaggaaaaacatggactgtcttggggtccccgaggactgatgTAGGAAACACTGGCCTGGAATATCTATTTCATCAATTTGGTAACACAACACAACATAAAGAGCTTTTCCCCCTTTTATCTGTAAATGTCGTTATCAGCCCAAATTGATAAGTCAATCAGACTGACTGTCACTCACCTCTACTTCAGCCTGCCTCTCCAGCCAGCCTGGCCTCAGCCCGCTCTCCTGCACCTCCTGGGGTAAGGGGGGGCGCGGAGGGGGCTCCAACTCCACCTCCTCAGTAAGAAACATTTGATTTAGAAATGAGCCAGTTTACAAAATCATTTACAGGTCTGTTTCTAGGTTTTGAGCAAACATTTATAGACAATTCACTGACTGAAAATCGCATTGAGAATTCCATAGAGACCATTAATTAACTTTTGCATTTAGGTCAATATGTTCATATTTCTCCTCAGTTGTGCTGTGTTTTTATACAATTATACAAAAAAGTGCTCTGTGTAAAAAAGCGTAGTAAATAGTAAATAgtaaatgaaaataattttCATTTGTACTGTACAGTTCAGCCGTACTTAGTATAAGAAGCAAAATTTAGTACTCAAACCAACTAACTGACTCCTGGATGCCCAAAGGTGTTCACTATCCACAGTAGAGAGTGCAGAGGTTCATTCATgacgcttttccactggcatgcaGGAACTGAGCCATACCCCAAAGAGACACTAGTTACAGCACTGCTCCAGCTCatttcggttttccactgcagaaaggGCAGCTCCCAGCTTTGGAGAGTGATAGTGCCGTAAAACCAAAGAGGCACTTATTTACTGTGTACACAGTGCACGTCATGATTTACTATATGCTAATTTTCAGTACCAAGTCTGTAAGAATCACTGtcttatgttagcatcaaatactactggatttgaaaatacatcGTTTGATGCACTCAGACGCATACAGACATCATCAGTGAGTAGAATTACCATTCGCTTGTGtagtaatttattttttaacccaccaccaccccccctcttcagtggacaactttattttacattaaattaaagATACAGTGTAAAGAGTGTGGCCGCTCTGAACTCACTCGCCCTAGTaccgtgatttaaaaaaaaaaagggggggggagacacaaCAGTCGTAACAATAACAGAAATTAATCaccgtggggggaaaaaaatgtaaacagaaataatagtaataaaggTGGGACTGAGAAAACAAAGTGTAgaagaatacagagtacaaacaaccataaggaaCATAACACTCATTACAAGAACATGAAACAACAAAAATTATATCAGCAACAATATCAACAacaatactactaataataataatgttacaaataggtattatatatatgcagcagacacacacgcgtgatcctacacatatacatgtatatttcaattccTATATATAATGATACTGATCGCTCAACCTCTTATGCGCACATTCTTGTATGTGCAAGTGTAGGTGTGAACTGATTTGTCATTGGATGTGCTGTCATTTGATGCCGTCAGGGGACGTGacagcaccccccctccccccccaggcccaAGGCCCCCAAGGCACAAGGGCCCGCGGCCATACGTCCCCGAGACAACCACCCACCCAGCCCAAGAGGGAGCCTGCGAGGGACTAAGAGGGAACCAACCCCCATACAAGGAGGCCCACAGAGGGGGGACAGGCGGCGAGCCCCCCACTACCACCCGCAACCCCCCACCGAggaaagcgggtccagggccaggaCCGTAGTACTTTTTTTTAAGTAGAAGGTTGGAAGTTTTCAAGTTCTGCGTTATCAGGAATGCATGAGTACATCAACTATATTTTAGATTATTGATG
The sequence above is a segment of the Brienomyrus brachyistius isolate T26 chromosome 5, BBRACH_0.4, whole genome shotgun sequence genome. Coding sequences within it:
- the LOC125743004 gene encoding uncharacterized protein LOC125743004 isoform X3, translated to MEHEDGEMRGSPKEWKVLVRMTEQDRVSQASSLATISAFPVRYQGKESKVHNFGKRARALKRDPNCPVVIRGWLYKQDSSGLKLWKRRWFVLSDFCLFYYKDSREEAVLGSIPLPSYRILFCTPRECKNRKYAFKAVHQGMRSYFFCADTQEDMLGWVRALSQSACMDTEGSLNRRCSSFQDFTQLGGSSESLTFFHMSSPKNGPTQPTMYSNGPQSESCNLQNATAGTTHTDYEGKQAFSPLPRTSTPTSYSGPRRRGQSLSLEGNEQDSHPFIFRIQTPPPILKSSGSRPLTPKCQLGTRPHTPVGRVDIRPNDDHLLPPQNMGYSPPSPQRETSLSSTTPTPEKRRLKHPSHFSPQPHVPIIRRGPGKACSHGGQAGSLPPLPPPRIAPAAPPPHHHHHHHHLRSPMSACLLQHAMPSPSDVYQDRDPFRPVELDVDAILTRICGCDKLLQALSKELVQLQADKDNVQCALEMTRLQLDDHLAQGLSVQGKDGLSQKGFLQEELVTVRARLCDISGEMEKVWSQYERMESELSVVRSHLQHICRFGRPQEQSQAQRELWMMEDILCGLGANRNHFRAILALQRQTVLQKSAFHHEGPRPQVGRSPSGIPMEVELEPPPRPPLPQEVQESGLRPGWLERQAEVEVFSSDLSSCHRSLDRTGNSLTVLPREKKQADVMPATLPGFTASSWVTSDTATKRARMSEEEQRERIRRNQERLSNQKKGGLPTGINHIQYQRSSPPREEPLLPIRVTRVYTAVLPSALIARRVSVEDPPSELVNPFPQQIAAGTPFSELDQNQKSLFQETSNRNSPRLKPGRADDQSDERLPSDLSSEIFQDRPDTSHTAKGLSTQKMQKLTKEEDSQLQSHNHSTIPSTQSTEAAEEYLKDVAKLEAENVLWSQTNDCTASEHGISPSDGGAKPEDGDPGLAGVMLGNGRREKPGIRACLLAADPGLDLRLTPEQREAKLKRVERIRERVIKSAARESIMHPLSPPLGGNREHIVNLSLKLANKASKKSKGMAACSEVSDECLVTEDLDCGGGCYSDRNPELRLRGTTKPKPSRIPSITANKGRYSLKGTGSLKDAANTLRKTPNNDHSKSLDVTCHARNVSPNQLNTTNNITALLVCPRNRDQQSVQKEGNLYPSHNNENETNEEAGNSVSRKRQFNSRRTEWFLSDNHNVEYIPLVNQFKEPNSGDNSTDQGNTYSHLRWQPAMITSNNKKSLQFSSKQKVSEADISVVSPYSTGKMEQRSIDPATHHVPPHQSLVHHAQSSTADNLIYEIKNSDESAAMILEGTTSEKKKNDVFEQSNKKPVLSQSLANGEKQDIQSNEKQGYSFTNEGNCNKLLANQTIPTYATIHFIPAPLLDTNQDKENHTFLTLHSESRDSHSDPQNTSVDQMTSSLTKSIKDLHIYEEISFNSTPSESQPNHSHNTILTDNEFTSSSYLQSSCSEILPNNLSAYSTNQRDEKEIEKENTDCDWPDENTSPTEGQTNLEATKSSNSEVSRESPLGKDMISYSSEVNDKKDDQGSEFIRARVTVVRTSL